ACCGCGAGGGAGAGCTCATCGGCAAGGAGGCCTACGAACTCATCCGCGAGGAGACCGACGTACCCGTCGACCGTGTCCGTTTCTCCTCGATTACCGAGCGAGAGGTCCGGGACGCCTTCGCCAACCCCGACGACATCGACTTCGATCTCGCGGCCGCGGGCGAGGCCCGCCAGATTATCGATCTGGTGTGGGGGGCGGCGCTCACTCGCTTTCTCTCGCTGTCAGCCCGGCAGCTGGGCGACGACTTCATCTCCGTTGGTCGGGTCCAGTCCCCGACGCTGAAGCTCATCGTCGACCGTGAGCGCGAGATTCAGGCCTTCGACCCCGAGGACTACTGGGAGATCTTCGCCGACCTCCAGAAGAACGGCTCGGGGTTCGAGGCGCAGTACTTCTACGATGACGACGGGAAAGAGGCCGAGCGGGTCTGGGTCGAAGGCGACGCTGACGACGCCTACGCCGACCTGACGAGCGTCGACGCGGCGACGGTGACGAGTGTCCGCCGCCGGACCCGCACCGACAGCCCGCCGACGCCGTTCAACACTACTGCCTTCATCTCCGCCGCGAGTTCGCTGGGGTACTCCGCCCAGCAGGCCATGTCCATTGCCGAGGAACTGTACACCACCGGCTACATCACCTACCCCCGAACGGACAACACGGTCTACCCGGACGACCTCGAAGAGGACGCGCTACTCGACGAGTTCGTCGGGGCCGGACACTTCGGCGAAGACGCCGAGATGCTACTGGAACAGGACGACATCACCGCCACCGAAGGCGACGAGGAGACCACCGACCACCCGCCCATCCACCCGACCGGCGAGATTCCGCCGAAGGTGGACCTCTCAGACGACGAGTGGGAGATCTACGAACTGGTCGTCCGGCGCTTCTTCGCGACGGTTGCCGAGGCCGCCACGTGGGAGCACCTCCGCGTCGTCGCCGACGCCGGCGGCCGCTCGCTGAAGGCCAACGGCAAGCGACTGGTCGAACCGGGCTACCACGAGGTGTACCCCTACTCCAGCGCCAGCGAGAACCACGTCCCCGATGTCGAGGAGGGCGAGGAGCTGGCCATCTCCGAGGTCCGGATGGAAGCCAAGCAGACCCAGCCGCCGCGTCGCTACGGCCAGTCCCGGCTCATCCAGACGATGGAGGACAAAGGACTGGGGACAAAGAGCACGCGCCACAACTCCATCGAAAAACTGTACGACCGCGGCTACATCGAGGGCGACCCGCCCCGGCCGACGACGCTGGCGATGGCCGTCGTCGAGGCGGCGGAGGAGTTCGCCGACCACGTCGTCAGCGACGAGATGACCGCCCAGCTAGAGGCGGACATGACCGCCATCGCCAACGGCGAGGAATCACTGGATGAAGTGGCTGATGAGTCCCGGGAGATGCTCAAGCGCGTGTTCGACGAACTGCGGGACTCCCGCGAGGAAATCGGCGAGCACCTGCAGGAATCGCTGAAAGCCGACAAGACCCTCGGCCCCTGTCCCAAGTGCGGCGAGGACATGCTTGTTCGGCGCTCGCGCCAAGGGTCGTACTTCGTCGGCTGTGACGGCTTCCCCGAGTGTCGCAACACGCTCCCGCTGCCCTCGACGGGTGAGCCGCAAGTGCTCGAAGAGCACTGCGAGGAACACGATATGCACCACGTCAAAATGCTCGCCGGCCGGGACACGTTCGTCCACGGCTGTCCCCGCTGTGAGGCCGAGAAGGCCGACGAGAGCGAGGACGAAGTCATCGGCCCGTGTCCCGACTGTGGCGTTGCTCCGGGGGAGCAACGAGGCGAAGGCGACGAAGCCGCCGAAGCGGAGGGCGGCGAGTTGGCCATCAAACACCTTCGTTCGGGCTCCCGGCTCGTCGGCTGTACGCGCTACCCAGACTGTGACTACTCGCTACCGCTGCCCCGCAACGGCGACATCTCGGTGACCGAGGCGTTCTGTGAGGAACACGACCTCCCGGAGCTGGTCATCGACGCCGACAGCGACGACCCGTGGGAGCTTGGCTGTCCCATCTGCAACTACGAGGAGTATCAGGCCCGTACCGCCGTCGAAGATCTTGAGGACCTGAGCGGTATCGGCTCCGCGACCGCGGAGAAGCTCGGCGACGCCGGCGTCGACTCGCTGGCGGCGCTCCGGGAGGCCGACCCCGATGTCGTCGCGACAGAGGTACAGGGCGTCAGCGCTACACAGGTCCGGGACTGGCAAGACGAACTGGAAGCCTGACGTGGGCCGGTTCCCGGTCAGTCGGCGACGAACGTCACGCCGTCACAGACCGGACACTCGACGGCCTCGGCGTTGTCGGCCGTGACTGTGTCGACAGCACCGTAGACGACTGCATGCGTTACCGGTTCGGGAATCTGGCGCTCACAGAGCGGGCATTCGACGACGCCCGCCTGAAGTCGGTCGCGGTCGATGCTGTGGCCGTCGGTCACAGCTGGAGGTGGGACGTGGAACTCGGACCGTCGTCGTCATCGATACCGCCCTCGTGGGCGAACGTGTAGTCGTCGTCAGTGAGGAACACGTCGCCGTGGGTCTCGGATATTTCGACGCCGGGGAGCGTCGTCCCTGCGGCGTCGCCGTTGTCGCAGCCGCCGTCGCAGGCATCGAACAGCGAGCCGTGCCGGGGGCAGATGAGCTGGTCATCGCGCATCGGGACCCCCCGTCCAGTATCGAACCGCTGTGCCTCGTGCGTACATCGGTTCACCCACGCCTCGACGCCGTCCTCGCAGGGGACGAGGACGACTTCTTCGAGGTCGCCGTATGGATCTTCGGCGGTGAACAACCACGACCCGTCCTCGTGGACCGTCTCGACTGTCGTAAGTCGCTGCACGACTGTCGCGTTCGATTGCCGTCGGTATCAGCGTTACCGTAGTCCGGCATGGTGTGGGTCACTCACCGGTCTCTGCGGCGATAAGGCGGACCAGCGCCGTCACGAACACTTCGAACAGCCGCCAGACAAGCACGCAACTGACGACAAGTACGGCAAGGACAATGGCGACAAGCCAGAGAAGCAGGCCGAACTGCAACTGGGTGAGCAGCCCCGTCGCCAGTCCGACGACGAACCCACCGAGGAAGAGGCCGCCAGCGGCCTGAAGACACCGGCGTTGCCAGCGGTCGAACGCCAGCGCATCGTCAGCCCCCAGAAGTGATGGTAAGGCGAGGCCGAGTCCGGCACCGCCCAGCGCGAGGACGAAGAAGACGCTACCGAACAGATACGAGAGTCCGCGGACGAAGCCGCCGCCGGACGCCGACGCTGTCGGCATCGTCGAGAAGGAGTACAGCACCGCCACCGTCACGACAGCGCCCGTGAGAACGAGCACGCCGCGGATGGCAGTGACAACGTACAGACGCTTGTCCGCTGTCATCGTCTGACGATTGTAACATAGCCATCATAAACCTTCGGAGACATATATATCCGGAGTCGACACCGGCCGGGCCCACTGTCATCGGCGTATCCGAAGCGGTTATACGGCCACGCGCAAGTCTGGCAGGTATGAGCGACTGGGCGGACTGGGACCACATCGTGAAGATAGACCCCGACAAGACGCTGGTTGATGGAGAGACCTTCGAAGACGTCGCGGCGACGGGGACCGACGCCATCGAAGTCGGCGGGACCACCGGGATGACAGAGGAGAAAATGAAGCGGGTCGTCGACGCGTGCGGGAAACACGATATTCCCGTGTATATTGAGCCGTCCAACCCCGCGTCGGTCGTCCACAGCGACCGTCACGACGGCTATCTCATCCCGGTCGTGATGAACGCCGGCGACGTGGCTTGGATCACCGGCGCGCACAAGGAGTGGATACGCATGGACGACGATATCGACTGGTCGCGGACCTTCACCGAGGCCTACATCGTGATGAACCCGGAGGCATCGGTGGCGTCCTACACGCAGGCCAACTGCGACCTCGACGCGGACGACGTAGCCGCCTACGCCGAGGCGGCCGAACACCTGCTGGGGCAGGAAATCGTCTATGTGGAGTACTCGGGGATGCTCGGCGACCCCGACATCGTCGCCGCCGCTGCGGACATCCTCGACGACGCCACACTGTTCTATGGCGGTGGCATCCACGACTACGAGTCCGCTCGCACGATGGCACAGCACGCCGATACCATCGTCGTCGGCGACCTCGTCCACGACGAAGGCGTCGACGCGGTACGAGAGACGGTGAAGGGCGCGAAAGACGCGACGGCGACGGTCAAGTAGGAGAAGTCGGCCGTTCGAGCAGCCGACCGACGACGCCGCTGAGGTGGTTTTTGTCTACTGCCATTGACGCGTGGTCGCTGTCAGCCATACCGATTCCTGCTGAAAGCGCGTGCCGGTCGACGGCGGACTGTCCCGTCGGCACGTCACAGGGGTCCAGCAGGTCGTCGTGGTAGGTTTCGAGGGGATGGCGTTCCGTGGCTGGCTGTCGCTCGCCGAGCGGGTGGCGAAACTGAAGGACCGCTCCGGTCTCCGTTGGAAGTGGATGCCGGTTCGGACTTTCAGCGGGTCGTACGGGCCACAGGTAGAGACTAGACCGACATCGGTTTTCGGCCGGGCGTTTCAGGGAAGCGCCGACTGTTCAGCGAGTGTCACCGTTACTGACGGGTGATACGCGACCCAGTCTGCATCCTCGCCCAGACGGTAGGAGAGGGGAACTGCGTCAAAGTAGCCTTGCAGCGTGTATGTGCCAGTATCTGAAACCCGCCGACCGTCGATTTCATACTGCCGCTCGATGGACTCAGCGGCCGCTAGCGTTCCGGTGAGTGGGGTATTGTCTTTGCTTGCTCCGGTTGGCTGTATCTCGACGGTATCTGCCTTCTCATACTCGTCGGTCAACAGAAGGATGGCAACGGACTCTGACGCATCCGCTGGCACCAGTCCTAACACTCCGAGTGGCCAGACACCGGTGTTCTTGATGCTCACGTCCTGTGTCCCAGTGTTTCGGAGCGTTATGTCCAGCCGACCGGGGCTTTCGATTGCGATATTCCGGTCAGCGACTGTCACATCGAGTGCGAGCGGGTGCGAATCGTCTTCGGCTTCCACGCTGGAGATCGTGTACTCGGTGTCACCCAGACAGCCGGCGAGACCGGAGAGCGCCGCCGTCGACACGGTCAGATACTGGCGGCGATTCATGCATCTCCCTCCGTAGCGCGGGCGGAACCATCGGTTAGTGTCATGAAGATATCCTCGACTGTCGCGTCAGACGAAAGATCACAGGTGTCCCGGAGCGCCGACAGGGTCCCCTCAACAATGAGGTCTCCCTCATACAGAATCCCGATGCGGTCACAGACCAGATCGACTTGCCCGAGGACGTGGCTAGAGAAGAACACTGTCGTGCCGCGTTCGGACTCGGCTTCGACAACATCCCGCACCAGCGCGACGCCGTGCGGGTCAAGCCCGGTGAACGGCTCATCGAGAATCAGGAGGTCCGGTGCCCCGACGAGACTCATTGCGAGTGCCAACCGCTGTTCCATCCCCTGTGAGAACTCGCCGGCAGGCTTCTCGATGGCGTCGGCCAGTCCGACACGCTCAAGCAGTGTCTGTGGGTCGTCATCCGCACGCTTCGTATCGATCACCAGTTCGAGATGCCGCCGCGCGGACAGCGAACCGTACGTCTCGAAGCGGTCGGGGCAGATACCAATGCGCTGATGACAGGCGACGACATCGTTCCACGGGTCGTGGCCCAGAACGCGCGCTGTCCCAGACGTTGGTTTGATGTAGTCCATCAGCAGATTGATTGTGGTCGACTTGCCAGCGCCGTTCGGGCCGAGGAAGCCGTACACCTCGCCCTGTTCGACAGTCATATTCAGTGCATCAATCGCGACAGTTTCGCCGTACTGCTTCGATAGCCCGTCGGTCTCGATTGCCGGCGGCGTCACGCGAGATCACCTCGATTGAACCGATAACCGGCCAGTGCCAGCGGAACAATCCCCCAGAGGAGGAGCACGACAAGGCCGAGTGATTCGTGGAGATACACCGGGACTGGCTGTCCGCTGAAGGCTGCATCAACCACGTACTCGTTGGTCGATAGACCGGGGTACATGACATCAATCACAGACGTATACTGGCCACCGGAGTTTCCAACTCCGAGTATCCAGTTCGTTACTGTTCGGTACGCGCGCCCCGGCGAGATTCGGAGGATGGCGAACAACAGACCGTCAGCCGGCGGGTCAAACGGATTGGCCGCGGTTCCGGTCACAGCCGAATAAATACTGGCACCGATGAATCGCCACAGAAGTGTCAGAATCAAAAAGAAGACACCGAACAGTACGGCGGTGACACGGACTTCGCTGGTCGTGACTGCCGATGCCGCTGTCGCAACCGACACGAGCACAACGATGTACAGTACTGTCACGAGGAACACGCCGATGAAACGTAGCGGCGAGAACAGCCCGAACTTGACGCCGCCAATGATTCCGAGAACGACTGTCGACAGAGCGAACGGCACCACAGCGCCGACGCTCCGACCGCAGACTTTGCCGACAAGGATATCAGTCCGGGTAAGTGGCAGTCCAAGCAGGAACTTCAGACTGCCCGATGTACGCTCCTGAATAATCGACCGATACGTCAGCAACAGCACACCGAGGGGGAGGAGGACCGATCCAGCGGCCTGAACGAAGCCGACCGTGACGTTCGGGCCAAGTACGTCCCAACTCTCGTAGGTTGGACCATACCCCCAGACGACGAGCAGGGGCGCAAGTATCCAGATTGCTTTCG
The Haloarcula sp. CBA1129 genome window above contains:
- a CDS encoding Rieske 2Fe-2S domain-containing protein; protein product: MQRLTTVETVHEDGSWLFTAEDPYGDLEEVVLVPCEDGVEAWVNRCTHEAQRFDTGRGVPMRDDQLICPRHGSLFDACDGGCDNGDAAGTTLPGVEISETHGDVFLTDDDYTFAHEGGIDDDDGPSSTSHLQL
- a CDS encoding DNA topoisomerase I, giving the protein MRLIITEKDNAARRIAEILSEGSASASRQNGVNVYRWGNTRVVGLSGHVVGVDFPKEYNDWRDVEPVELIDADVTKEPTQENIVTTLKQLAREADEATIATDYDREGELIGKEAYELIREETDVPVDRVRFSSITEREVRDAFANPDDIDFDLAAAGEARQIIDLVWGAALTRFLSLSARQLGDDFISVGRVQSPTLKLIVDREREIQAFDPEDYWEIFADLQKNGSGFEAQYFYDDDGKEAERVWVEGDADDAYADLTSVDAATVTSVRRRTRTDSPPTPFNTTAFISAASSLGYSAQQAMSIAEELYTTGYITYPRTDNTVYPDDLEEDALLDEFVGAGHFGEDAEMLLEQDDITATEGDEETTDHPPIHPTGEIPPKVDLSDDEWEIYELVVRRFFATVAEAATWEHLRVVADAGGRSLKANGKRLVEPGYHEVYPYSSASENHVPDVEEGEELAISEVRMEAKQTQPPRRYGQSRLIQTMEDKGLGTKSTRHNSIEKLYDRGYIEGDPPRPTTLAMAVVEAAEEFADHVVSDEMTAQLEADMTAIANGEESLDEVADESREMLKRVFDELRDSREEIGEHLQESLKADKTLGPCPKCGEDMLVRRSRQGSYFVGCDGFPECRNTLPLPSTGEPQVLEEHCEEHDMHHVKMLAGRDTFVHGCPRCEAEKADESEDEVIGPCPDCGVAPGEQRGEGDEAAEAEGGELAIKHLRSGSRLVGCTRYPDCDYSLPLPRNGDISVTEAFCEEHDLPELVIDADSDDPWELGCPICNYEEYQARTAVEDLEDLSGIGSATAEKLGDAGVDSLAALREADPDVVATEVQGVSATQVRDWQDELEA
- a CDS encoding ABC transporter permease, whose product is MALPRWFPIARKEAVTLFKSKAIWILAPLLVVWGYGPTYESWDVLGPNVTVGFVQAAGSVLLPLGVLLLTYRSIIQERTSGSLKFLLGLPLTRTDILVGKVCGRSVGAVVPFALSTVVLGIIGGVKFGLFSPLRFIGVFLVTVLYIVVLVSVATAASAVTTSEVRVTAVLFGVFFLILTLLWRFIGASIYSAVTGTAANPFDPPADGLLFAILRISPGRAYRTVTNWILGVGNSGGQYTSVIDVMYPGLSTNEYVVDAAFSGQPVPVYLHESLGLVVLLLWGIVPLALAGYRFNRGDLA
- a CDS encoding ABC transporter ATP-binding protein — protein: MTPPAIETDGLSKQYGETVAIDALNMTVEQGEVYGFLGPNGAGKSTTINLLMDYIKPTSGTARVLGHDPWNDVVACHQRIGICPDRFETYGSLSARRHLELVIDTKRADDDPQTLLERVGLADAIEKPAGEFSQGMEQRLALAMSLVGAPDLLILDEPFTGLDPHGVALVRDVVEAESERGTTVFFSSHVLGQVDLVCDRIGILYEGDLIVEGTLSALRDTCDLSSDATVEDIFMTLTDGSARATEGDA
- a CDS encoding phosphoglycerol geranylgeranyltransferase translates to MSDWADWDHIVKIDPDKTLVDGETFEDVAATGTDAIEVGGTTGMTEEKMKRVVDACGKHDIPVYIEPSNPASVVHSDRHDGYLIPVVMNAGDVAWITGAHKEWIRMDDDIDWSRTFTEAYIVMNPEASVASYTQANCDLDADDVAAYAEAAEHLLGQEIVYVEYSGMLGDPDIVAAAADILDDATLFYGGGIHDYESARTMAQHADTIVVGDLVHDEGVDAVRETVKGAKDATATVK